Below is a genomic region from Alphaproteobacteria bacterium.
TCCCGCCCGAGCAGCGGGTGCACATCTGGTAGCCGCCCGCGAATCGCGACCTTTCGAAAGGGGCCGGGAAACCGGCCCCTTTGTTTTTGTCCGGCGCATCGCCCTTCCGTCGATCCGCGGCGGCGGTTGATCGAAGGGCGCGGCGGTTCGCCTAAGCGCGGTGCGCCTCCGCCGAAACGGAAATGAATCTCCCGGCGGCCGCGGCGAAGAAGGCTTCACCGTTCAACGCCAATCAAAGGGAAACCGCCATGACCATCAAGTCCAAGACCCTCCTGATCGCCGCCGCCGTCGCTTCCATCGCCACCGGCACCGCCGCCGCCGCCCAGGGCCGCGACGTCACCATCCTCGCCCCGACGCTCCCCTCCGATGTGCTGGTGCAGGTGGTCCGCTACGGCGATCTCAACCTGTCGAGCCCGGCCGGCCAGGCCCGCCTCGAGGACCGCGTGCGCAGCGCCGTCGACAATGTCTGCCCGGCGGGCTTCGCGATCGACCTCAACGCCGCTTCGCAGTCCAGCGCCTGCAAGATCGCCGCCTATGGCGACGCCCGCAGCCAGATGGACCAGGCGATCGCCCGGGCCCGCTCCGGCCAGCTCGCCTCGGCCGGCGGCGCCCTGCGCATCGCCGCGCGCCGCTAAGCTTCCCCCCGTCCCCCGGGGCCGGGCGGGCGTTCCCTTCGGGGAGCGCCCGCCTTTTTCATTCCCGCTCGCGCAGGAGGGCCGAAAGAGTCCAGCCGTCGCGGCCCCGCCCCCGGCCGTTGACCGCCTCGTCCAGA
It encodes:
- a CDS encoding UrcA family protein; the encoded protein is MNLPAAAAKKASPFNANQRETAMTIKSKTLLIAAAVASIATGTAAAAQGRDVTILAPTLPSDVLVQVVRYGDLNLSSPAGQARLEDRVRSAVDNVCPAGFAIDLNAASQSSACKIAAYGDARSQMDQAIARARSGQLASAGGALRIAARR